In Streptomyces sp. NBC_00091, the following proteins share a genomic window:
- a CDS encoding GlxA family transcriptional regulator produces the protein MPTVALLTAGHLLHFELAVAHEIFGNPPRDATRDWYEVLLCGPGPVRVGPFTVEPAHGLEAAAGADTVIVPALADIDVPPPPELVEAVRAAHAAGARVASLCTGAFVLGAAGLLDGRRATTHWAHAAELSARHPRALVDPDVLYTDNGSVLTAAGKAAAVDLCLHMIHLDHGAGVANSVARRLVVPPHRPGGQAQFVATPVQVATGDHSLAHVLAWARQRLDRPLTVTDMARKANTSPRHLGRQFRAVVGQTPIQWLLTQRVRRAQELLEAGDETIEAVALATGMGTATTLRRQFKRIVGVPPDTYRRSFRSAKPG, from the coding sequence ATGCCCACCGTCGCGCTGCTGACTGCCGGTCACCTGCTGCACTTCGAGCTGGCCGTGGCCCACGAGATCTTCGGGAACCCGCCACGCGACGCCACGCGGGACTGGTACGAGGTCCTGCTCTGCGGTCCCGGGCCGGTGCGGGTCGGGCCCTTCACGGTCGAGCCCGCGCACGGGCTGGAGGCCGCGGCCGGAGCCGACACCGTGATCGTGCCGGCCCTGGCCGACATCGACGTCCCGCCGCCGCCCGAGCTGGTCGAGGCCGTACGGGCGGCCCACGCGGCGGGCGCCCGCGTCGCCTCCCTGTGCACCGGGGCGTTCGTACTCGGCGCCGCGGGCCTGCTGGACGGCCGTCGGGCCACCACCCACTGGGCCCACGCCGCGGAGCTGAGCGCCCGCCATCCCCGGGCCCTGGTCGACCCGGACGTGCTGTACACGGACAACGGCAGTGTGCTCACGGCCGCGGGCAAGGCCGCCGCCGTGGACCTCTGCCTGCACATGATCCACCTCGACCACGGCGCCGGCGTCGCCAACTCCGTCGCGCGCCGCCTCGTCGTACCCCCGCACCGGCCGGGCGGACAGGCCCAGTTCGTCGCCACGCCGGTACAGGTCGCCACCGGGGACCACAGCCTTGCCCACGTCCTCGCCTGGGCCCGGCAGCGGCTCGACCGGCCCCTGACGGTGACCGACATGGCGCGGAAGGCGAACACGAGCCCGCGCCACCTCGGACGGCAGTTCAGGGCGGTGGTCGGGCAGACACCCATCCAGTGGCTCCTCACCCAGCGCGTCCGCCGCGCCCAGGAGCTGCTGGAGGCCGGCGACGAGACCATCGAGGCGGTCGCCCTCGCCACGGGCATGGGCACGGCCACGACGCTGCGGCGCCAGTTCAAACGCATCGTCGGGGTACCGCCCGACACCTACCGGCGCTCGTTCCGCAGCGCAAAGCCGGGCTGA
- a CDS encoding NAD-dependent epimerase/dehydratase family protein → MNSHVVIGFGPAGAATARLLAEQGHSVRVVTTSGRAPEPGIEHVALDARDSERLTEVTKGAAAIYHCAAPPYHRWVSEWPPLASSVCAAAEATGAVLVLLGNLYGYGPVDVPMTEQLPLAATGPKGRVRAAVWEQARTLHEQGRVKAVEVRASDFFGPGVTDGGHLAARVVPPLLRAKPVSTLGNPDAPHSWTYLPDVARALVEVAGEERAWGRPWHVPTQPALSVREMAGRLAAEAGTGPVVVRGLPSAVLAVGSLFSPLLRELKEIRYQFDRPFVVDSSAYEAAFSVRATPVGEQVGATVDWWRERLAASGRDQ, encoded by the coding sequence GTGAACTCTCATGTCGTCATAGGTTTCGGGCCCGCCGGTGCCGCCACTGCGCGGCTGCTGGCCGAACAGGGCCATTCAGTAAGGGTCGTCACCACTTCGGGCCGGGCCCCGGAGCCCGGCATCGAACACGTCGCGCTGGACGCCAGGGACAGCGAGCGGCTGACCGAGGTGACGAAGGGCGCGGCCGCGATCTACCACTGCGCCGCGCCGCCCTACCACCGCTGGGTGAGCGAGTGGCCGCCGCTGGCCTCGTCGGTGTGCGCGGCGGCCGAGGCCACCGGCGCCGTCCTGGTCCTGCTGGGCAACCTCTACGGGTACGGTCCCGTGGACGTCCCCATGACCGAGCAGCTGCCGCTCGCGGCGACCGGCCCCAAGGGGCGGGTGCGCGCGGCCGTCTGGGAGCAGGCGCGCACACTCCACGAGCAGGGGCGCGTCAAGGCGGTCGAGGTGCGGGCCTCCGACTTCTTCGGGCCCGGCGTGACCGACGGCGGGCACCTGGCCGCCCGGGTGGTGCCCCCGCTGCTGCGCGCCAAGCCGGTCTCCACCCTCGGGAACCCGGACGCCCCGCACAGCTGGACCTATCTCCCCGACGTGGCCAGGGCCCTGGTCGAGGTCGCCGGCGAGGAACGGGCCTGGGGCCGGCCCTGGCACGTCCCGACGCAGCCGGCGCTGTCCGTCCGGGAGATGGCCGGCCGGCTGGCCGCCGAGGCGGGAACCGGGCCGGTCGTGGTGCGCGGGCTGCCGTCGGCCGTGCTGGCCGTCGGATCGCTCTTCTCCCCGCTGCTGCGCGAACTCAAGGAGATCCGCTACCAGTTCGACCGCCCCTTCGTGGTCGACTCGAGCGCCTACGAAGCCGCGTTCTCGGTACGGGCCACCCCCGTCGGTGAACAGGTGGGCGCGACCGTCGACTGGTGGCGCGAGCGCCTGGCGGCCTCGGGACGAGATCAGTGA
- a CDS encoding aminotransferase class I/II-fold pyridoxal phosphate-dependent enzyme, translated as MTRDDIAVVGMACRFPGARDVNQYWRLLTDPQPQFSGVPDSRWRSAAFLSDDFRDTSAAYTDTMALLPDVDRFDAAHYGIPPRRARAMDPQHRLLIDLAREAIQDAGWEADGFDREETSVITALTESGYRQLSTMQIRMRQLAGGEFGARATDPAWRETVRAVDGLHGTSAAGLLLNMGPNTISSVFDLHGESYALDSACSGGLMAVANAVHALRAGRSRIALAGGAQLVLTPDLLVGLCRIGAISRSGRCLPFGAKSDGFVLGEGAGVLVLRPLSDALAAGDRVYAVIRGVGTANDGTVQGGMHPQAAGQLRALRRAYRDADLSPAAVGYLEAHGTGTNVGDPVELAVLRELRGEEAEPAFLGAVKAVVGHSLNSAGLAGLIKSVLAVQRGVIPPQPVFDLADGSLLDAARLTVPTAPTPWPASGGPRRAGVSAFGFGGTGVHLVVEEHPTAPAPRPDRTGGPHVLVLSARDREGLARYARELAHTIAEDRPSPAAVADTLARRAPLAQRLTLVVEDAADAAAKLAEAAAAVEAGGATDPGPELSAVPGERMPPCTLPPSPLAPRRHWVVDESALEAPASDGRADLSVAGPTAAAVAAPVDGESAATVVLEEVSRAGVFPLSDLNAAMTLVTDLGFDSLMLQELEVNIGKRIPGFRATELFTPELTIGRLIALAGPGAAETAAPAVLLFPAGPPPQEPVPQQAVPQWDMESASVDEFPEVALFEQRLGSITGSAAGSPYFRVHEGNIRDTTVIGGRAYLSFGSYNYLGISGHPAVNEAVHEAVDRYGTSVSASRVLSGERDLTVRLERALAEFLGVGDCLTLVSGHATNVTAIGHLVGPGDLVVHDALAHDSILQGCALSGAARRPFAHNDMGQLERMLRLNRSRFRRVLIAVEGAYSMDGDLVDLPAVIELKKRYGALLMVDEAHSIGTVGEHGRGVGEVYGVDRSDVDLWMGTLSKAFASCGGYLGGSARMVRWLRHTLPGFVYSVGLTPANAAAALAATELITAEPHRVRALRRNSELFLGLAASAGLATGSSAGTPIVPCILGDSAKTLRVAGALFDRGVVADPIFHPAVEEGLSRLRFFITSEHREDDIRRAVSLLAEEVASPGD; from the coding sequence GTGACGCGCGACGACATAGCCGTCGTCGGGATGGCGTGCAGGTTCCCCGGAGCGCGCGATGTGAACCAGTACTGGCGGCTCCTGACGGACCCGCAACCGCAGTTCTCCGGCGTTCCCGACTCCCGGTGGCGCTCCGCCGCCTTCCTCAGCGACGACTTCCGCGACACCTCGGCGGCCTATACGGACACCATGGCGCTGCTGCCGGACGTGGACCGCTTCGACGCGGCGCACTACGGCATCCCGCCGCGGCGGGCCCGGGCGATGGATCCGCAGCACCGGCTGCTGATCGACCTCGCCCGTGAGGCGATCCAGGACGCGGGGTGGGAGGCCGACGGCTTCGACCGCGAGGAGACCTCGGTGATCACGGCGCTCACCGAGAGCGGCTACCGCCAGCTCAGCACCATGCAGATCCGGATGCGCCAGCTCGCCGGCGGCGAGTTCGGGGCGAGGGCCACCGACCCCGCGTGGCGGGAGACGGTCCGCGCGGTCGACGGGCTGCACGGCACGTCCGCGGCCGGGCTCCTGCTCAACATGGGGCCGAACACCATCAGCTCGGTCTTCGACCTGCACGGCGAGAGCTACGCGCTGGACTCGGCGTGCTCCGGCGGTCTCATGGCCGTGGCCAACGCCGTGCACGCACTGCGCGCGGGCCGCTCCCGCATCGCCCTCGCGGGCGGCGCCCAGCTGGTCCTCACTCCCGACCTGCTGGTGGGGCTGTGCCGGATCGGCGCCATCTCGCGCAGCGGCCGGTGCCTGCCCTTCGGCGCGAAGTCCGACGGCTTCGTCCTCGGCGAGGGCGCCGGGGTCCTGGTGCTGCGGCCGCTCTCCGACGCCCTGGCGGCCGGCGACCGGGTCTACGCGGTGATCCGCGGCGTGGGAACGGCCAACGACGGGACCGTACAGGGCGGAATGCACCCCCAGGCGGCCGGCCAGCTCCGCGCCCTGCGCCGGGCCTACCGGGACGCGGACCTGTCCCCGGCCGCGGTGGGCTACCTGGAGGCGCACGGCACCGGGACCAACGTCGGCGACCCCGTCGAACTCGCCGTCCTGCGCGAACTGCGCGGCGAGGAGGCCGAGCCGGCCTTCCTCGGCGCGGTGAAGGCCGTGGTCGGGCACTCGCTCAACTCCGCGGGCCTGGCCGGGCTGATCAAGTCGGTACTGGCCGTGCAGCGCGGGGTGATACCGCCGCAGCCGGTCTTCGACCTGGCCGACGGCTCCCTGCTCGACGCCGCGCGGCTGACCGTCCCCACGGCGCCGACCCCGTGGCCGGCGAGCGGCGGACCGCGGCGGGCCGGCGTCAGCGCCTTCGGCTTCGGCGGCACTGGCGTCCACCTGGTGGTGGAGGAACACCCCACGGCGCCGGCCCCGCGGCCGGACCGGACCGGGGGGCCGCACGTGCTGGTCCTCAGCGCCCGCGACCGGGAGGGGCTGGCCCGCTACGCCCGGGAACTGGCGCACACCATCGCCGAGGACCGGCCGTCGCCGGCCGCGGTGGCGGACACCCTGGCCCGCCGGGCCCCCCTCGCGCAGCGCCTCACCCTGGTGGTGGAGGACGCCGCCGACGCCGCCGCGAAGCTGGCCGAGGCGGCCGCGGCCGTGGAGGCGGGCGGGGCCACCGACCCCGGGCCGGAGCTTTCCGCGGTGCCAGGGGAGCGCATGCCCCCCTGCACGCTGCCGCCGAGCCCGCTCGCCCCGCGCCGCCACTGGGTCGTGGACGAGTCGGCGCTCGAGGCGCCCGCTTCGGACGGACGGGCGGACCTGTCCGTGGCGGGGCCGACGGCAGCAGCCGTGGCGGCCCCCGTCGACGGGGAGTCCGCCGCGACCGTCGTGCTCGAAGAGGTGTCGCGCGCCGGGGTCTTCCCGCTCTCGGACCTGAACGCCGCCATGACCCTCGTGACCGATCTCGGCTTCGACTCCCTGATGCTCCAGGAGCTGGAAGTCAACATCGGCAAGCGGATACCGGGCTTCCGGGCCACGGAGCTGTTCACGCCCGAACTCACCATCGGCCGGCTGATCGCGCTGGCCGGTCCCGGCGCCGCCGAAACGGCGGCCCCCGCCGTCCTGCTGTTCCCCGCCGGACCGCCTCCCCAGGAGCCGGTGCCCCAGCAGGCGGTGCCCCAGTGGGACATGGAGAGCGCGAGCGTCGACGAGTTCCCGGAGGTGGCCCTGTTCGAGCAGCGGCTGGGCTCGATCACCGGCAGTGCGGCGGGCTCCCCGTACTTCCGGGTCCACGAGGGCAACATCCGCGACACCACGGTGATCGGGGGCCGTGCGTACCTGTCCTTCGGCAGCTACAACTACCTCGGCATCTCCGGGCACCCGGCGGTCAACGAGGCCGTGCACGAGGCCGTGGACCGGTACGGCACCTCGGTCTCCGCGAGCCGGGTGCTCTCCGGCGAACGGGACCTGACGGTCCGGCTGGAGCGGGCCCTGGCCGAGTTCCTCGGCGTCGGGGACTGCCTGACGCTGGTGAGCGGCCACGCCACCAACGTCACCGCGATAGGGCACCTGGTCGGCCCCGGGGACCTCGTGGTGCACGACGCGCTCGCCCACGACAGCATCCTCCAGGGCTGCGCCCTGTCCGGCGCGGCGCGACGTCCCTTCGCGCACAACGACATGGGCCAGCTGGAACGCATGCTGAGGCTCAACCGGTCCCGCTTCCGGCGGGTGCTGATCGCCGTCGAGGGCGCCTACAGCATGGACGGCGACCTCGTCGACCTGCCGGCCGTGATCGAGCTGAAGAAGCGTTACGGCGCCCTGCTGATGGTGGACGAGGCGCACAGCATCGGCACGGTGGGCGAACACGGCCGGGGCGTCGGCGAGGTCTACGGCGTCGACCGCTCCGACGTGGACCTGTGGATGGGCACCCTCTCCAAGGCCTTCGCCAGCTGCGGCGGATACCTCGGCGGCTCGGCCCGGATGGTGCGCTGGCTGCGCCACACGCTCCCCGGCTTCGTCTACAGCGTCGGCCTGACCCCGGCCAACGCGGCCGCCGCGCTGGCCGCCACCGAGCTGATCACCGCGGAACCGCACCGGGTCCGCGCGCTGAGACGGAACTCCGAGCTCTTCCTCGGCCTGGCGGCCTCGGCCGGCCTGGCGACGGGCTCCAGCGCCGGCACTCCGATCGTGCCGTGCATTCTGGGGGACTCGGCGAAGACCCTGCGCGTCGCGGGCGCGCTCTTCGACCGGGGCGTCGTAGCCGATCCGATCTTCCACCCCGCCGTGGAGGAGGGGCTGTCGCGGCTGCGGTTCTTCATCACCAGCGAACACCGCGAGGACGACATCCGCCGGGCCGTCTCCCTCCTGGCCGAGGAGGTGGCTTCCCCCGGGGACTGA
- a CDS encoding toxin, which yields MRGVWKERAADQDRRTQLKKLRKAGVRRIAELDLPEATDVAELCRHLGEVRDRPIILVPMQMPSSHPCGMWVAARDEDLIFYDANTTSAHQEHIILHELGHIICCHRGAGGLDEAAARLLFPDLDPDLVRDMLLRATYDDVQEQEAEIIAYLLSQRMGNAEQRHGAAPDAEAGEGCHPGKSATLSRIERTLI from the coding sequence ATGAGGGGCGTCTGGAAGGAGCGGGCGGCCGACCAGGACCGTCGCACCCAGCTCAAGAAGCTCCGGAAGGCCGGTGTCCGGCGGATCGCCGAGCTCGACCTCCCCGAGGCGACCGACGTGGCCGAACTCTGCCGCCACCTCGGCGAGGTGCGCGACCGTCCGATCATCCTGGTCCCGATGCAGATGCCCTCGTCGCATCCCTGCGGCATGTGGGTCGCCGCCCGCGACGAGGACCTGATCTTCTACGACGCCAACACCACCAGCGCGCATCAGGAGCACATCATCTTGCACGAGCTGGGCCACATCATCTGCTGCCATCGCGGGGCCGGCGGGCTGGACGAGGCGGCCGCCCGCCTCCTCTTCCCCGACCTCGACCCCGACCTCGTACGGGACATGCTCCTGCGCGCGACCTACGACGACGTCCAGGAGCAGGAGGCGGAGATCATCGCCTACCTGCTCTCCCAGCGGATGGGCAACGCCGAGCAGCGGCACGGCGCGGCCCCGGACGCGGAAGCGGGCGAGGGCTGCCATCCCGGGAAGAGCGCCACGCTCAGCCGGATCGAACGCACCCTGATCTGA
- a CDS encoding helix-turn-helix domain-containing protein, which yields MTETETEAGDRPLLAVRLDDLFKTIRPKGKHWTNAEVAEELKRANPELKVGGVYLSQLRTGKRSNPSPDLLAALARFFGVSVAYFFDDKVAESVLSQVAAIEALRQSGVRAVAMRAAGMKKENLQAITAIMDQYRQMQGLPPVNDSSEPE from the coding sequence ATGACCGAGACTGAGACCGAGGCCGGCGACCGGCCCCTGCTCGCAGTGCGCCTCGACGACCTCTTCAAGACCATCCGCCCCAAGGGCAAGCACTGGACCAATGCCGAGGTGGCGGAGGAACTGAAGCGGGCCAACCCCGAACTCAAGGTCGGGGGTGTGTACCTGTCGCAGCTCCGGACCGGGAAGCGCTCCAACCCCTCGCCCGACCTCCTGGCCGCCCTCGCCCGTTTCTTCGGCGTCTCGGTCGCCTACTTCTTCGACGACAAGGTCGCCGAGTCGGTGCTCAGCCAGGTCGCCGCCATCGAGGCGCTGCGCCAGTCCGGCGTCCGCGCCGTGGCGATGCGGGCCGCCGGCATGAAGAAGGAGAACCTCCAGGCCATCACGGCCATCATGGACCAGTACCGGCAGATGCAGGGCCTGCCGCCCGTCAACGACTCCTCCGAGCCCGAATGA
- a CDS encoding MAB_1171c family putative transporter translates to MNTIRTLCFVIAALSSYAALVYRLCQARRSWKDSAYRALITTLLLQCLTFTMGAVAMGGGTFLGVGNLAILCMHLAAVAFCVSAQIILLKWADADEEALRKARYWLYTGIALNVLLTALFLLADGPGRPATDFDTGSGQPLVLTYLLAFIVSQAIPCVTIFRQCGPYARMTDNASLRQALRMLSVAAVVLFLYCSARTVNILTAAAGVDIGVWKLASNIFSATGIVILSLSLTNSSWGPSATRLLEWARSYRSYRALYPLWRDLYESSPDIALEPPGASVSDLDYRLHRRVVEIRDGWRDLRPYIDRTAPGADGPGKEASEESRQAFTEAAQIKQALIAKRTGTVPHDNKDAGDFDDRDTDNFTAEVAWLTKVAAAYSKLGTAS, encoded by the coding sequence GTGAACACCATCAGAACCCTCTGCTTCGTCATAGCGGCGCTCTCCTCGTACGCGGCGCTCGTCTACCGGCTGTGCCAGGCACGGCGCAGCTGGAAGGACAGCGCCTACCGCGCGCTGATCACCACCCTGCTGCTCCAGTGCCTCACCTTCACGATGGGCGCCGTCGCCATGGGGGGCGGGACCTTCCTGGGCGTCGGCAACCTGGCCATCCTCTGCATGCACCTGGCGGCGGTCGCCTTCTGCGTGAGCGCGCAGATCATCCTGCTGAAGTGGGCGGACGCCGACGAGGAGGCGCTCCGCAAGGCCCGCTACTGGCTGTACACCGGCATCGCCCTCAACGTGCTCCTGACGGCCCTGTTCCTGCTCGCCGACGGCCCCGGCCGGCCGGCCACGGACTTCGACACGGGCAGCGGTCAGCCGCTGGTGCTGACGTACCTGCTGGCCTTCATCGTGTCCCAGGCGATCCCGTGCGTGACGATCTTCCGCCAGTGCGGGCCCTACGCCCGGATGACCGACAACGCCTCGCTGCGGCAGGCGCTGCGGATGCTGTCCGTCGCCGCGGTGGTCCTCTTCCTGTACTGCTCGGCGAGGACGGTCAACATCCTGACGGCGGCGGCCGGGGTCGACATCGGCGTCTGGAAGCTCGCCTCGAACATCTTCAGCGCGACGGGCATCGTCATCCTCTCGCTGAGCCTGACCAACTCCTCCTGGGGCCCCTCGGCCACCAGGCTCCTGGAGTGGGCCCGCAGCTACCGGTCCTACCGGGCGCTCTACCCGCTCTGGCGGGACCTGTACGAGTCCTCCCCGGACATCGCCCTGGAGCCGCCGGGCGCCTCGGTCTCCGACCTGGACTACCGCCTGCACCGGCGGGTCGTGGAGATACGGGACGGCTGGCGGGACTTGCGCCCGTACATCGACCGCACCGCCCCCGGCGCCGACGGTCCGGGCAAGGAGGCCAGCGAGGAGTCGCGGCAGGCGTTCACGGAGGCGGCGCAGATCAAGCAGGCCCTGATCGCCAAGCGGACCGGTACCGTCCCGCACGACAACAAGGACGCCGGCGACTTCGACGACCGCGACACCGACAACTTCACGGCGGAGGTCGCCTGGCTCACCAAAGTCGCGGCCGCCTACAGTAAGCTCGGCACCGCGAGTTGA
- a CDS encoding TetR-like C-terminal domain-containing protein encodes MDVSATSSNAGHQDPATLIKDGARQQLAKLGAAGLSLDAVAQESGLAVTAVEAVFPHRDDLLTALVIDAYNASGAAMERADGAARDEGAPAGARLLAATRALRRWSFDNPAEFTLIYGSPVPDYHAPQETVPPASRTPAVLAGIVRAALEGGELTPPRRTVTGPPLLLPAAVEAFGGVPEAPFSDIIERGIVLWSNLIGLLVFQVFSRTHDSVSDESAFFDYAIAVAAESIGLEVPLGEKTD; translated from the coding sequence ATGGACGTTTCCGCAACCAGTTCGAATGCCGGTCACCAGGACCCGGCGACCCTGATCAAGGACGGCGCGCGTCAGCAGCTGGCGAAGCTGGGCGCCGCAGGCCTGTCCCTGGACGCCGTGGCGCAGGAGAGCGGTCTTGCCGTCACCGCCGTGGAAGCCGTTTTCCCGCACCGGGACGACCTGCTGACCGCCCTGGTCATCGACGCATACAACGCGTCCGGCGCCGCGATGGAGCGGGCCGACGGGGCCGCCCGGGACGAGGGGGCTCCGGCGGGTGCGCGCCTCCTCGCGGCCACCCGCGCGCTGCGGCGGTGGTCCTTCGACAACCCCGCCGAGTTCACGCTGATCTACGGCTCGCCCGTACCGGACTACCACGCCCCGCAGGAGACGGTCCCGCCCGCCTCGCGCACGCCCGCCGTGCTCGCGGGCATCGTACGGGCCGCCCTGGAGGGCGGTGAGCTCACTCCGCCCCGGCGGACGGTGACCGGCCCGCCACTGCTCCTGCCGGCGGCCGTGGAGGCCTTCGGGGGTGTGCCCGAGGCTCCGTTCTCGGACATCATCGAGCGCGGCATCGTCCTGTGGAGCAATCTGATCGGGCTCCTCGTCTTCCAGGTCTTCAGCCGCACCCACGACAGCGTCAGCGACGAGTCCGCGTTCTTCGACTACGCCATCGCCGTGGCGGCCGAGAGCATCGGGCTCGAGGTCCCGCTGGGCGAGAAGACCGACTGA